In Longimicrobium terrae, one DNA window encodes the following:
- a CDS encoding hydantoinase B/oxoprolinase family protein codes for MTERLWQIWIDTGGTFTDCLALDPAGVQRRAKVLSSSALRATIMAVEAPDCLRIREEWGAVPGVVDGLQVRRVGSVDEGARVASYDPATGEMRLNRALDGAAPGVSIEIRSAEEAPILAARLVTGTASGDALPPLAMRLATTRGTNALLERRGARTALFITRGFGDLSRIGTQQRPELFALDVRRPDPLYDTAVEVDERLAADGSVLIPLDLASVRAHASRLVGQGVRSAAVALMHAFRDPAHERAVADALREAGFAHVAASAELAASIGLLARTETAVVDAYLGPVIGGYLDGVRGALGGGRLHVMTSAGGLVRPEDFRAKDSLLSGPAGGVVGAALAGRRSGRERVIAFDMGGTSTDVARVDGDFEYVWEHEVAGARIVAPALAIESVAAGGGSICAVDAQGLRVGPESAGASPGPACYGAGGPLTVTDCNLLLGRLDPSRFAIPVDAEPARAAADRLAARVHEITGEAIGREALAAGLLEIADERMADAIRGISLRRGYDPAEYALVAFGGAGAQHGCGVAARLGMRTVIVPADAGLLSALGIGHAALERFAERQVLRPLDEAGGELESLFATLAAEATAAVAREGVPAEQIHVRRLIANLRYAGQDATLQIDVEAGADPRVAFEDRYTSIYGHRPATRPIEVESVRVIAATLPATVDAAEDAAEHPAAPVDHRRTWIGGGWTEVPVYERAALQPGAHLAGPALIAEQHSATYVAEGWSAGIDAAGNIVLRHEPANVANREAASASEEPHFRTLVPSHSRTSTPQSVRAELFISRFRALVGEMGEMLRRTALSTNVKERLDFSCALLDADGELVVNAPHIPVHLGAMGLCVRSVRDAIRMDAGDVIVTNHPGFGGSHLPDVTVITPVHDSDGTLIGYVASRAHHAEIGGTRPGSMPPAARTLAEEGVVIRPMHLVRGGEARWDDIRAVLSSGAHPTRALDDNLADLAAAVAANHRGAEMLRALAAEHGRDAVAGYMSALKQRAERGIRAALAALPDGVYEARERLDDGAPLQVRITIRGDEAEVDFTGSAATHPGNLNATPAIVRSVVLYVLRLLVRENLPLNEGLMRPVRLTVPAGLLNPPFGDDPSRDPAVVGGNTEVSQRLTDTLIRALRLSACSQGTMNNVLWGSDRFGYYETVCGGCGAGPTWDGAHATHSHMTNTRITDPEVVEHRYPVRVERFAIRAGSGGAGARRGGDGAVREFTFLAPMSLSVLTQHRTEGPFGMESGHPGAPGRQIVIRAGGESAELAPVDGVDVLPGDRLLLETPGGGGWGAPDQGA; via the coding sequence GTGACCGAGCGTCTCTGGCAGATCTGGATTGACACCGGCGGCACGTTTACCGACTGCCTGGCGCTGGACCCGGCCGGGGTGCAGCGCCGCGCGAAGGTGCTCAGCAGCAGCGCGCTGCGGGCCACCATCATGGCCGTCGAAGCGCCGGACTGCCTGCGGATCCGCGAAGAGTGGGGCGCCGTGCCGGGCGTGGTGGACGGGCTGCAGGTACGACGCGTCGGTTCGGTGGATGAGGGCGCACGGGTGGCGTCATACGATCCGGCCACGGGCGAGATGCGGCTGAACCGCGCGCTGGACGGCGCGGCGCCGGGCGTGTCCATCGAAATCCGCTCGGCGGAGGAGGCGCCCATCCTGGCCGCGCGGCTGGTGACGGGAACCGCGTCGGGCGATGCGCTTCCTCCGCTGGCGATGCGGCTGGCGACGACGCGCGGGACCAACGCCCTGCTGGAGCGGCGTGGCGCGCGCACGGCGCTGTTCATCACCCGCGGCTTCGGCGATCTGTCGCGCATCGGCACGCAGCAGCGGCCGGAACTGTTCGCGCTGGACGTGCGCCGTCCCGATCCGCTTTACGACACCGCCGTGGAAGTGGATGAGCGGCTGGCGGCGGACGGATCGGTTCTCATCCCGCTGGATCTCGCGTCCGTGCGAGCACATGCCTCGCGCCTTGTGGGCCAGGGCGTGCGCTCCGCGGCGGTCGCGCTGATGCACGCCTTTCGCGATCCCGCGCACGAGCGCGCCGTGGCGGACGCGCTGCGCGAGGCGGGATTCGCGCACGTGGCGGCTTCCGCGGAGCTCGCCGCGAGCATCGGGCTGCTGGCGCGGACGGAAACGGCGGTGGTGGACGCGTACCTGGGGCCGGTGATCGGCGGCTACCTGGACGGGGTTCGCGGCGCGCTGGGCGGCGGGCGGCTGCACGTAATGACCAGCGCCGGCGGGCTCGTCCGCCCGGAGGATTTCCGCGCCAAGGACTCGCTGCTCAGCGGTCCTGCCGGTGGCGTCGTAGGTGCGGCGCTGGCCGGTCGGCGGTCCGGCCGCGAGCGGGTGATCGCCTTTGACATGGGCGGCACCAGCACGGACGTGGCGCGCGTGGACGGCGACTTCGAGTACGTGTGGGAGCACGAGGTCGCGGGCGCGCGGATCGTCGCGCCGGCGCTGGCCATCGAGAGCGTGGCGGCGGGCGGCGGCTCCATCTGCGCGGTGGATGCGCAGGGGCTGCGCGTGGGGCCGGAGAGCGCGGGCGCGTCCCCGGGGCCGGCGTGCTATGGCGCGGGCGGTCCACTTACCGTCACGGACTGCAATCTCCTGCTCGGCCGGCTGGACCCGTCGCGCTTCGCCATTCCCGTGGACGCGGAGCCCGCGCGTGCCGCCGCGGACCGGCTGGCCGCGCGCGTGCACGAGATCACGGGCGAGGCGATCGGGCGCGAGGCGCTGGCGGCGGGGCTGCTGGAGATTGCGGATGAACGGATGGCGGACGCGATTCGCGGCATCTCCCTGCGACGCGGCTACGATCCGGCGGAGTACGCCCTGGTCGCGTTCGGCGGGGCGGGCGCGCAGCACGGATGCGGGGTGGCCGCGCGGCTGGGGATGCGCACGGTCATCGTCCCCGCGGACGCGGGGCTGCTGAGCGCGCTGGGCATCGGGCACGCGGCGCTGGAGCGGTTCGCCGAGCGCCAGGTGCTGCGCCCGCTGGACGAGGCCGGCGGCGAACTGGAATCTCTCTTCGCGACCCTGGCGGCCGAAGCAACGGCGGCCGTGGCGCGGGAGGGCGTGCCCGCGGAGCAGATCCACGTCCGCCGACTGATCGCCAATCTGCGCTATGCCGGACAGGACGCGACGCTGCAGATTGACGTGGAGGCCGGCGCCGATCCGCGCGTGGCGTTCGAAGACCGCTACACATCCATCTACGGCCACCGCCCGGCTACGCGCCCCATCGAGGTCGAGAGCGTCCGCGTCATCGCCGCCACCCTTCCCGCCACGGTGGATGCAGCCGAAGATGCGGCTGAGCACCCCGCCGCGCCCGTGGACCATCGCCGCACGTGGATCGGCGGCGGGTGGACGGAGGTGCCCGTGTACGAGCGCGCCGCGCTGCAGCCGGGAGCGCACCTGGCCGGTCCCGCGCTGATCGCGGAGCAGCACAGCGCCACCTATGTCGCGGAAGGATGGTCCGCCGGCATCGACGCGGCAGGCAACATCGTCCTGCGGCACGAGCCCGCAAACGTCGCCAACCGTGAGGCTGCGTCCGCGAGCGAGGAACCGCACTTTCGTACTCTCGTACCTTCGCACTCTCGTACTTCCACCCCGCAGTCCGTCCGCGCCGAACTCTTCATCTCCCGCTTTCGCGCGCTGGTCGGCGAAATGGGCGAGATGCTGCGGCGCACGGCGCTGTCCACCAACGTAAAAGAGCGCTTGGACTTCAGTTGCGCGCTGCTGGACGCGGACGGCGAACTGGTGGTGAACGCGCCGCACATCCCCGTCCATCTGGGCGCGATGGGGCTCTGCGTCCGTTCCGTCCGTGACGCGATCCGGATGGACGCGGGGGACGTCATCGTCACCAACCACCCCGGATTCGGCGGATCGCACCTGCCGGACGTCACCGTTATCACCCCGGTTCACGACAGCGATGGCACGCTGATCGGATACGTGGCCAGCCGCGCGCACCATGCCGAGATCGGCGGCACGCGGCCGGGATCCATGCCGCCCGCCGCACGCACGCTGGCGGAAGAGGGTGTCGTCATCCGACCCATGCATTTGGTGCGCGGCGGCGAGGCGCGGTGGGACGACATCCGCGCCGTCCTCTCCTCGGGCGCGCATCCCACGCGCGCGCTGGACGACAACCTGGCGGATCTTGCCGCGGCCGTGGCGGCAAACCATCGGGGCGCGGAGATGCTGCGCGCGCTCGCGGCAGAGCACGGACGCGACGCGGTGGCGGGATACATGAGTGCGCTCAAGCAGCGGGCGGAGCGCGGCATCCGCGCGGCGCTGGCGGCCCTGCCGGACGGCGTGTACGAGGCGCGGGAGCGGCTGGACGACGGCGCGCCGCTGCAGGTGCGCATCACCATCCGCGGTGACGAGGCGGAGGTGGACTTCACGGGTTCGGCGGCGACGCATCCCGGAAACCTGAACGCCACGCCCGCAATCGTGCGGAGCGTGGTGCTTTACGTGCTGCGCCTGCTTGTGCGCGAGAACCTGCCGCTGAACGAGGGGTTGATGCGGCCGGTGCGGCTCACGGTTCCCGCAGGGCTGCTGAATCCGCCGTTCGGGGATGATCCGTCACGCGATCCGGCGGTGGTGGGCGGCAACACGGAAGTGAGCCAGCGGCTTACGGATACGCTCATCCGCGCGCTGCGCCTGTCCGCCTGCAGCCAGGGGACGATGAACAACGTGCTGTGGGGATCGGACCGGTTCGGGTACTACGAGACCGTCTGTGGCGGATGCGGTGCGGGTCCCACGTGGGATGGGGCGCACGCCACGCACAGCCACATGACCAACACCCGGATCACCGATCCGGAGGTGGTGGAGCACCGCTATCCCGTTCGCGTGGAGCGATTTGCGATCCGTGCGGGGTCGGGTGGCGCGGGCGCGCGCCGCGGCGGCGACGGGGCCGTGCGCGAATTCACCTTTCTCGCGCCCATGTCGCTTTCCGTGCTGACGCAGCATCGCACGGAAGGCCCGTTCGGGATGGAAAGCGGCCACCCCGGCGCGC